A stretch of the Planctomycetota bacterium genome encodes the following:
- the tsaD gene encoding tRNA (adenosine(37)-N6)-threonylcarbamoyltransferase complex transferase subunit TsaD, producing MSEGRPPTTILGFETSCDETACAVVRHDAGGTRVLGNAIATQVDLHEGYGGVVPEIAGRAHVERLIPVLRRALRDAGADAPKIDAVAVGHRPGLIGSLLVGVAAAKAAAFALGVPIIGVDHVHAHLVAGLLDAEADPVFPALGLVVSGGHTAMYRMASDIDVERIASTRDDALGEAYDKAATILGLAYPGGPKLDALAQEQGADDRAFDLPVSRLEKGSLDFSFSGLKTAVLYEVNGVPHRPGAPERPPVPPMTDARRRDLAASFQRAACRAIVLKITRALEQALDREQPYRSLLVGGGVTANSRLRRELQDVAAEHDLELRLPAMGFCLDNAAMIAGLGGRLLADGDADDLTLRAHPSSAL from the coding sequence ATGAGCGAAGGCCGCCCGCCGACGACCATCCTGGGCTTCGAGACCTCGTGCGACGAGACCGCCTGCGCCGTCGTCCGCCACGACGCCGGCGGCACGCGGGTGCTCGGCAACGCCATCGCCACGCAAGTCGACCTGCACGAGGGCTACGGCGGCGTGGTGCCCGAGATCGCCGGCCGGGCGCACGTCGAGCGGCTGATCCCCGTGCTCCGCCGGGCGCTCCGCGACGCGGGCGCGGACGCGCCCAAGATCGATGCCGTGGCGGTCGGGCACCGCCCCGGGCTCATCGGCTCGCTGCTCGTGGGCGTGGCGGCGGCGAAGGCGGCGGCCTTTGCCCTGGGCGTGCCGATCATCGGCGTGGACCACGTGCACGCGCACCTCGTCGCGGGGCTGCTCGATGCAGAGGCCGACCCCGTGTTCCCGGCGCTCGGGCTTGTCGTCAGCGGCGGGCACACGGCGATGTACCGCATGGCGAGCGACATCGACGTCGAGCGCATCGCCTCGACCCGCGACGACGCGCTGGGCGAGGCGTACGACAAGGCCGCCACGATCCTGGGGCTGGCCTACCCCGGCGGGCCCAAGCTCGATGCGCTGGCGCAGGAGCAGGGCGCCGACGATCGCGCGTTCGACCTGCCCGTCAGCCGGCTGGAGAAGGGCTCGCTCGATTTTTCGTTCAGCGGGCTGAAGACCGCGGTGCTCTACGAGGTCAACGGCGTGCCACACCGGCCCGGCGCGCCGGAGCGGCCACCGGTTCCGCCGATGACCGACGCGCGGCGGCGGGACCTGGCCGCGAGCTTCCAGCGGGCGGCCTGCCGCGCGATCGTTCTGAAGATCACGCGCGCACTCGAGCAGGCGCTCGATCGCGAGCAACCGTACCGCTCGCTGCTCGTCGGCGGCGGCGTCACGGCGAACAGCAGGCTGCGACGCGAACTGCAGGATGTCGCCGCGGAGCACGACCTCGAGTTGCGGCTGCCCGCGATGGGCTTCTGCCTCGACAACGCGGCGATGATCGCGGGCCTCGGCGGCCGGCTGCTGGCGGACGGCGACGCCGACGACCTCACGCTCCGCGCGCACCCCTCGAGTGCGCTATGA
- the hflX gene encoding GTPase HflX — MPPSKERTAIEVRAERTVLAAVRLPDSTYDPADPFGELRALAEQAGAIVVGELEQRRGRPEAGTYMGRGKVDELKMLCEALEAGTIIFDHDLSPAQISAIERATERKVLDRSELILDIFASRATTHEAKLQVELAQLEYTYPRLRAMWDHLERIVGSGGIGGVGTRGPGEQQLEIDRRLVQRRRGELERELRQVQDRKRRAVRKRNASSFTVGLVGYTNAGKSTLFNTLTTGGAYADDRVFATLMTRTRAWDLGGGMEVMLSDTVGFVRDLPHRLIASFRATLEEATHADVLVVVLDVSDPAAELQHDAVTRTLDELDEETRRLEAAGGEASGDGVPRWSPPERVLVLNKIDRLADNRELLVWQQRYPDAIPLCARPAAADEPRPGQERLAARVRSIAEGGVRDVELRVPLANSRAMHLLETQADVRDRDYDETSATVRARVSNRVLRQLRQMGVETPELEAARRSGWTGQ, encoded by the coding sequence GTGCCTCCAAGCAAAGAACGAACCGCCATCGAGGTCCGCGCCGAGCGCACGGTGCTTGCCGCCGTCCGCCTGCCCGACTCGACCTACGACCCGGCCGACCCCTTCGGCGAGCTGCGGGCCCTGGCCGAGCAGGCGGGCGCGATCGTGGTGGGCGAGCTCGAGCAGCGCCGCGGCCGCCCGGAGGCCGGCACCTACATGGGCCGCGGCAAGGTCGACGAGCTGAAGATGCTCTGCGAGGCGCTCGAGGCCGGCACCATCATCTTCGATCACGACCTCTCGCCCGCGCAGATCAGCGCCATCGAGCGCGCCACCGAGCGCAAGGTGCTCGACCGCAGCGAGTTGATCCTCGACATCTTCGCCAGCCGCGCCACCACGCACGAGGCCAAGCTCCAGGTCGAGCTCGCCCAGCTCGAGTACACCTACCCCAGGCTGCGGGCGATGTGGGACCACCTCGAGCGGATCGTCGGCAGCGGGGGCATCGGCGGCGTGGGCACCCGCGGCCCGGGCGAGCAGCAGCTCGAGATCGACCGCCGCCTCGTCCAGCGCCGCCGGGGCGAACTCGAGCGCGAGCTCCGCCAGGTGCAGGATCGCAAGCGGCGGGCCGTCCGCAAGCGCAACGCCTCGAGCTTTACCGTGGGACTCGTGGGCTACACCAACGCGGGCAAGAGCACGCTGTTCAACACGCTGACCACCGGCGGCGCCTACGCCGACGATCGCGTGTTCGCCACGCTCATGACCCGCACCCGCGCGTGGGACCTGGGCGGTGGCATGGAGGTCATGCTCAGCGACACCGTTGGCTTCGTCCGGGACCTGCCGCACCGGCTCATCGCCTCGTTCCGCGCCACGCTCGAGGAGGCCACACACGCCGATGTTCTCGTCGTCGTGCTCGACGTGTCCGATCCGGCGGCCGAACTCCAGCACGACGCAGTCACGCGGACGCTCGACGAACTCGACGAGGAGACACGCCGGCTGGAGGCCGCGGGTGGCGAGGCCAGCGGCGACGGCGTGCCACGGTGGTCGCCCCCCGAGCGGGTGCTGGTGCTCAACAAGATCGATCGGCTGGCGGACAACCGCGAGCTGCTCGTGTGGCAGCAGCGCTACCCGGATGCCATCCCGCTGTGCGCGAGGCCCGCGGCCGCCGACGAGCCGCGGCCGGGCCAGGAACGGCTGGCGGCCCGGGTGCGGTCGATCGCCGAGGGCGGCGTGCGGGACGTCGAGCTGCGGGTGCCGCTGGCCAATTCGCGGGCCATGCACCTGCTCGAGACGCAGGCCGACGTCCGCGATCGCGACTACGACGAGACGAGCGCCACCGTCCGAGCCCGCGTGAGCAACCGCGTGCTCCGCCAGCTCCGGCAGATGGGTGTCGAGACCCCCGAACTGGAGGCGGCTAGGCGATCGGGGTGGACGGGGCAATAG
- a CDS encoding S41 family peptidase — translation MPATTTPPRGTTPMAALARVLFWGAVLATVAGVSYVIRGNVLGLGRFSQTAAVLELIQSEYVEETSPDDLTRATIAGMLGQLDDPNSLYVPPGPASQFQRRIRGDYVGIGVQIVRRDGFVTVVTPIAGSPAARAGVLAGDRIVAVEGVDVTESATDEVVTLISGPKGEAVRLDVDRDGAIEQFDIVRDDIRTESVKGLKRLDAEGAWRHALDADRGIAYVRITQFTTGTTAATAAAIERARTQLPELRGLVLDLRGNPGGIIDEAAGVADLFVRDGAIVSTQRREQTGDVLRARPRAEFDGPVLVLIDGASASGSEIVAGALLELRGESAAALGTRTFGKGSVQGVYNLPDGGTLKLTEAMYALPSGRIIQRQPDSGVWGVDPSPGMLVPLRDGDGPRLGRLYAQLDEVGAADADGGVPADAWDSPAALLSAIDDPQLAAAHAAMLGKLETGGWLRVGGDPLTGTQALRLAQAQRALDRIRAEERRLVEEIERLSTGGGGDDAEPDAS, via the coding sequence ATGCCCGCAACCACCACCCCGCCGCGCGGCACCACGCCCATGGCGGCGCTCGCCCGCGTGCTGTTCTGGGGGGCCGTGCTCGCAACGGTCGCCGGCGTCAGCTACGTGATCCGCGGCAACGTGCTGGGGCTGGGCCGCTTCTCGCAGACGGCCGCGGTGCTCGAGCTCATCCAGAGCGAGTACGTGGAGGAGACCAGCCCCGACGATCTGACGCGGGCGACCATCGCCGGCATGCTCGGGCAGCTCGACGATCCCAACTCGCTGTACGTGCCGCCCGGACCGGCGTCGCAGTTCCAGCGGCGGATCCGCGGCGACTACGTGGGCATCGGCGTGCAGATCGTGCGTCGCGACGGATTCGTGACCGTCGTCACCCCCATCGCCGGTTCGCCCGCCGCCCGCGCCGGCGTGCTCGCGGGCGACCGCATCGTCGCCGTCGAGGGCGTGGACGTCACCGAGAGCGCCACCGACGAGGTTGTCACGCTCATCAGCGGCCCCAAGGGCGAGGCGGTGCGGCTCGACGTTGACCGCGACGGCGCCATCGAGCAATTCGACATCGTCCGCGACGACATCCGGACCGAATCGGTCAAGGGCCTCAAGCGGCTGGACGCCGAGGGCGCGTGGCGGCACGCACTCGATGCCGATCGCGGCATCGCGTATGTCCGCATCACGCAGTTCACGACCGGCACGACGGCGGCCACCGCGGCTGCGATCGAGCGCGCCCGGACGCAGCTGCCCGAGCTGCGGGGCCTCGTCCTCGACCTGCGGGGCAACCCCGGCGGCATCATCGACGAGGCCGCGGGCGTGGCCGACCTGTTCGTCCGCGATGGGGCCATCGTGAGCACCCAGCGGCGCGAGCAGACGGGCGACGTGCTCCGCGCGCGGCCGAGAGCCGAGTTCGACGGGCCCGTGCTGGTGCTGATCGACGGCGCCAGCGCCTCGGGCTCCGAGATCGTCGCGGGCGCGCTGCTCGAGCTGCGGGGCGAGTCGGCCGCGGCGCTGGGCACGCGGACCTTCGGCAAGGGCAGCGTGCAGGGCGTCTACAACCTGCCCGACGGCGGCACGCTGAAGCTCACCGAGGCGATGTACGCGCTGCCCTCGGGCCGGATCATCCAGCGGCAACCGGACTCGGGGGTCTGGGGCGTCGACCCCAGCCCCGGGATGCTCGTGCCGCTCCGCGACGGCGACGGCCCGCGGCTCGGCCGGCTGTACGCCCAGCTCGACGAGGTGGGCGCGGCCGATGCCGACGGCGGCGTGCCGGCCGACGCCTGGGACTCGCCCGCGGCGCTGCTCTCGGCGATCGACGATCCGCAGCTCGCCGCCGCCCACGCGGCGATGCTCGGCAAGCTCGAGACGGGCGGCTGGCTTCGCGTCGGCGGTGACCCGCTCACCGGCACCCAGGCCCTGCGGCTGGCGCAGGCGCAGCGGGCGCTCGATCGCATCCGGGCCGAGGAACGGCGGCTCGTCGAGGAGATCGAGCGGCTGAGCACCGGCGGGGGTGGCGACGACGCCGAGCCCGATGCCTCGTAG
- a CDS encoding DUF2071 domain-containing protein: MAGHRPYPPPRAPWAMAMRWERLLFMHWPVPADALRPHVPDALEIETCDGTAWLGIVPFTMAGVRARCTPAVPGLSAFHELNVRTYVRHGDFAGVWFFGLDAAHRLGVEAARRVFHLNYLMAAMRLSERAGAIEYRSTRTDARGGPAELDVRYAPMGEPRPAAPGSLEAFLTDRYRLFASDLTPREHPRVWKGEIDHGPWPLAPAECEIRANTMADPIGVPLPGTPPLLHYAHELAVRAWLPGRVSVD; this comes from the coding sequence GTGGCAGGCCACCGGCCCTACCCGCCGCCCCGCGCCCCCTGGGCGATGGCCATGCGGTGGGAGCGGCTGCTGTTCATGCACTGGCCCGTGCCCGCCGACGCACTGCGGCCGCACGTACCCGACGCCCTGGAGATCGAGACCTGCGACGGGACGGCCTGGCTGGGCATCGTGCCCTTCACGATGGCGGGGGTGCGGGCCCGATGCACGCCCGCCGTGCCGGGGCTGTCGGCCTTCCACGAGCTCAACGTCCGGACCTACGTGCGGCACGGCGACTTCGCGGGCGTGTGGTTCTTCGGCCTCGATGCCGCGCACCGCCTCGGCGTCGAGGCGGCCCGCCGCGTCTTCCACCTGAACTACCTGATGGCGGCGATGCGGCTCAGCGAGCGCGCGGGCGCCATCGAGTACCGCTCCACGCGGACCGATGCGCGGGGCGGCCCGGCCGAGCTCGACGTGCGCTACGCGCCGATGGGCGAGCCCCGGCCCGCGGCTCCCGGCTCGCTCGAGGCGTTCCTGACCGATCGCTATCGGCTCTTCGCGTCGGATCTCACTCCGCGCGAGCATCCCAGGGTGTGGAAGGGCGAGATCGATCACGGCCCGTGGCCGCTGGCCCCGGCCGAGTGCGAGATCCGCGCGAACACGATGGCCGACCCCATCGGCGTGCCGCTGCCCGGAACGCCGCCGCTCTTGCACTACGCCCACGAACTGGCGGTGCGGGCGTGGCTGCCCGGACGCGTGTCCGTGGACTAG
- a CDS encoding ZIP family metal transporter, translating to MPESSSTLAEQIAWLLGGGLLMAAIALVGSVTLLLKPERLRKLLPAMIGLAAGSLLAGGALHMLPAGLEHAGVHATMLWFLLGFLVFMAVEAVLRSSVHAAAKPQVPLILIGDGLHNLIGGVSVGAAFLIDPKLGIAAWIAAAAHEAPQEIGDFGVLVDGGLRPRHALLANFVSALLFPVGALLSLLANDLGTILPALVAFGAGNFVYIAAVDLLPDVLRDPDNRRRMQALVAFFVGAGLLALIPHAHGTEHGTPHADEEHAHDPHAGHNH from the coding sequence GTGCCCGAGTCCTCCTCCACGCTGGCCGAGCAGATCGCCTGGCTCCTGGGCGGCGGGCTGCTGATGGCGGCGATCGCGCTCGTCGGCAGCGTCACGCTGCTGCTCAAGCCCGAGCGGCTGCGGAAGCTGCTGCCGGCGATGATCGGCCTGGCCGCGGGCAGCCTGCTCGCCGGCGGCGCCCTGCACATGCTGCCCGCGGGCCTCGAGCACGCCGGCGTCCACGCCACCATGCTGTGGTTCCTGCTGGGCTTCCTGGTGTTCATGGCCGTCGAGGCCGTGCTGCGGTCCAGCGTGCACGCCGCCGCCAAGCCCCAGGTGCCGTTGATCCTGATCGGCGACGGGCTGCACAACCTGATCGGCGGGGTCTCGGTGGGCGCTGCGTTCTTGATCGATCCGAAGCTGGGCATCGCCGCCTGGATCGCCGCCGCCGCCCACGAGGCGCCCCAGGAGATCGGCGACTTCGGCGTGCTGGTCGACGGCGGGCTGCGGCCCCGCCACGCGCTGCTGGCCAACTTCGTGTCGGCACTGCTCTTTCCCGTCGGGGCGCTGCTCAGCCTGCTAGCGAACGACCTGGGCACCATCCTGCCGGCGCTCGTTGCCTTCGGCGCGGGCAACTTCGTCTACATCGCCGCCGTCGACCTGCTGCCCGACGTCCTCCGCGATCCCGACAACCGAAGGCGGATGCAGGCGCTCGTCGCCTTCTTCGTCGGCGCGGGCCTGCTGGCGTTGATCCCCCACGCCCACGGCACCGAGCACGGCACGCCGCACGCCGACGAAGAGCACGCGCACGACCCGCACGCCGGCCACAACCACTAG
- a CDS encoding beta-phosphoglucomutase family hydrolase encodes MTAIVFDVDGVLVSTDALHEHAWRRMAREFGVPFADDLPPKLRGVSRTESLRRLLGDRHRGFSESTQAEMLVRKNELFLAAVDALSPSDAMPNAREILSELRRRGVPVAAASSSRNARRVLWQVELAPLIDAVVDGNDVASAKPAPDAFAQAALRLGIDPGECLAVEDADAGVASARAAGLRVFAVGAAAGDERAAASAASLAEIDADRLLAAATA; translated from the coding sequence GTGACCGCGATCGTCTTCGACGTCGACGGCGTGCTCGTCTCGACCGATGCGCTGCACGAGCACGCGTGGCGGCGGATGGCCCGCGAGTTCGGCGTGCCCTTCGCCGACGACCTGCCGCCCAAGTTGCGCGGCGTCAGCCGGACCGAGTCGCTGCGGCGGCTGCTCGGCGACCGGCATCGGGGCTTCTCCGAGAGCACGCAAGCCGAGATGCTCGTCCGCAAGAACGAGCTGTTCCTTGCGGCGGTCGACGCGCTATCGCCGAGCGACGCGATGCCCAACGCCCGCGAGATCCTGTCCGAGTTGCGGCGGCGGGGCGTGCCCGTCGCGGCGGCGTCGTCGAGCAGGAACGCCCGGCGGGTGCTGTGGCAGGTGGAGCTGGCCCCGCTCATCGATGCGGTGGTCGACGGCAACGACGTGGCGAGCGCCAAGCCCGCGCCCGATGCCTTCGCGCAGGCCGCCCTCCGGCTGGGCATCGACCCCGGCGAGTGCCTCGCCGTCGAGGACGCCGACGCGGGCGTGGCCTCGGCGCGGGCCGCGGGGCTGCGGGTGTTCGCCGTCGGCGCCGCCGCGGGCGACGAGCGGGCCGCGGCGTCGGCTGCGTCGCTGGCCGAGATCGACGCCGACCGGCTTCTGGCCGCAGCGACCGCCTAG
- the mutS gene encoding DNA mismatch repair protein MutS: MPASEPRKLTPAMRQFDAFKKRHPDCVLLFRMGDFYELFYEDAVVVSRAIGLTLTERSPGQPMAGVPHHQLDNYLRKLVDCGFRVAIADQVQDPREAKGVVERAVTRVITPGTLVDDELLDTRAGGTLAAAYLDGDGVALAALDVSTGAFTLDDAPLDGLVDGLSRLGAAELLIADDAPAELLSRIEIEAGRVGCAVSKRPSWQFRRDESLEAVHQHFGVSGVEGFGLLPDDPALVAAGAVLRYAAETQTPGDGHRRDSGRDNALTPTLAHVRPPRRANPGDRLVLDATSLRALEIERTIRRGDTDGSLVGELLADGRCATAMGRRCIAGWLREPSASAEEIAARHAAVAALVEDRRLAAELREALEPVQDVARIAGRIALGRATPRDLVGLGQSLRALVGVRAACVATPALAREAGELDAVLGALRPLGERIGEACVERPPAKLTDGGLIRGGVDAELDEARSLQRDAGQWLAEYQQRLAAQIDLPSIRVGFNKVFGYYVELSAAQARDHGEKLEAAGLSRKQTLKNAERYVNDELRDFEQRVQTAEARALERERVVFEALCVASREHLAAIAQGGEAIARLDALSCFAAIARRRSWVRPAMVDEPALELLEARHPVLERTLADGLVPNTVALDGGDGRLAIITGPNMAGKSTYIRTAALLVVLAHAGSFVPAASAIIGLADRVCTRVGADDALHEGRSTFMVEMAETAAILNNATERSVVVLDEIGRGTSTLDGLSLAWAIAERLADQRGPRALFATHYHELTRLEDQLPGRVRNLAVRVREVGEEIVFLHHVEPGRGDRSYGVQVARLAGIPPAVVERARDLLATLSVREDEAPPPPAEARPVGDHAGRAGQLGLFDAHEPHPAVDRLAEIRLEELTPLAAFDALRELRALVERNGDGAPA, encoded by the coding sequence ATGCCCGCCTCCGAACCCCGCAAGCTCACGCCAGCCATGCGGCAGTTCGACGCCTTCAAGAAGCGGCACCCCGACTGCGTGCTGCTGTTCCGCATGGGCGACTTCTACGAGTTGTTCTACGAGGACGCCGTCGTCGTCTCCAGGGCCATCGGCCTGACGCTCACCGAGCGAAGCCCGGGCCAGCCGATGGCCGGCGTGCCCCACCACCAGCTGGACAACTACCTCCGCAAGCTGGTGGACTGCGGCTTCCGCGTCGCCATCGCCGACCAGGTGCAGGACCCCAGGGAGGCCAAGGGCGTGGTCGAGCGTGCCGTCACGCGGGTCATCACGCCCGGCACGCTGGTGGACGACGAGCTGCTCGACACGCGGGCCGGCGGCACGCTCGCCGCGGCGTACCTCGACGGCGACGGCGTGGCGCTCGCGGCGCTCGATGTCTCCACCGGCGCGTTCACGCTCGATGATGCGCCGCTGGACGGGCTCGTCGACGGTCTCTCTCGCCTGGGCGCGGCCGAGCTGCTGATCGCCGACGATGCGCCCGCGGAGTTGCTCTCGCGCATCGAGATCGAGGCCGGCCGCGTCGGCTGCGCGGTGTCGAAGCGTCCATCGTGGCAGTTTCGCCGGGACGAATCGCTCGAGGCCGTGCATCAGCACTTCGGCGTGTCGGGCGTCGAGGGCTTCGGCCTGTTGCCCGACGACCCTGCGCTCGTCGCCGCGGGCGCGGTGCTCCGGTACGCCGCCGAGACGCAGACGCCCGGCGATGGTCACCGCCGTGATTCCGGCCGGGACAACGCTCTGACGCCCACGCTCGCGCACGTCCGCCCGCCGAGGCGGGCCAATCCGGGCGACCGGCTCGTGCTCGACGCGACGTCGCTGCGGGCCCTCGAGATCGAGCGCACCATCCGCCGGGGCGACACCGACGGCTCGCTCGTGGGCGAACTGCTCGCCGACGGTCGCTGCGCCACGGCGATGGGCCGCCGCTGCATCGCCGGCTGGCTCCGCGAGCCGAGCGCGAGCGCCGAAGAGATTGCCGCGCGGCACGCGGCGGTCGCGGCCCTCGTCGAGGATCGGCGACTGGCCGCCGAGCTGCGGGAGGCGCTCGAGCCCGTGCAGGACGTGGCGCGCATCGCCGGCCGCATCGCGCTGGGCCGGGCGACGCCGCGGGACCTCGTCGGGCTGGGCCAATCGCTGCGGGCGCTCGTCGGCGTCCGTGCCGCGTGCGTGGCCACGCCCGCCCTCGCACGCGAGGCGGGCGAACTCGACGCCGTGCTCGGCGCGCTGCGGCCGCTGGGCGAACGCATCGGCGAGGCCTGCGTCGAACGCCCGCCCGCGAAGCTCACGGACGGCGGGCTGATCCGCGGTGGCGTCGACGCCGAGCTCGACGAAGCCCGCTCGCTCCAGCGCGATGCCGGGCAGTGGCTTGCCGAGTACCAGCAGCGGCTCGCGGCGCAGATCGACCTGCCGTCCATCCGCGTGGGCTTCAACAAGGTCTTCGGGTACTACGTGGAGCTGAGCGCCGCGCAGGCCCGCGACCACGGCGAGAAGCTCGAAGCCGCGGGCCTCAGCCGCAAGCAGACGCTCAAGAACGCCGAGCGGTACGTCAACGACGAGCTGCGGGACTTCGAGCAGCGGGTGCAGACGGCCGAGGCCCGGGCCCTCGAACGCGAGCGGGTGGTGTTCGAGGCGCTGTGCGTCGCGTCCCGGGAGCACCTGGCCGCAATCGCGCAGGGCGGCGAGGCGATCGCGAGGCTCGACGCGCTGTCGTGCTTCGCGGCCATTGCCCGCCGCCGCAGCTGGGTGCGGCCCGCGATGGTCGACGAGCCCGCGCTGGAGCTGCTGGAGGCGCGGCACCCCGTGCTCGAGCGGACGCTGGCCGACGGACTCGTGCCCAACACCGTGGCGCTGGACGGCGGGGACGGCCGGCTGGCGATCATCACCGGACCCAACATGGCCGGCAAGAGCACCTACATCCGCACCGCGGCGCTGCTCGTCGTGCTGGCGCACGCGGGCAGCTTCGTGCCGGCGGCGTCGGCGATCATCGGTCTGGCCGACCGCGTGTGCACCCGCGTGGGCGCCGACGACGCGCTGCACGAGGGCCGCTCGACGTTCATGGTCGAGATGGCCGAGACCGCCGCCATCCTTAACAACGCCACCGAGCGGTCGGTCGTCGTGCTCGACGAGATCGGCCGCGGCACCAGCACGCTCGACGGGCTGAGCCTCGCGTGGGCGATCGCCGAGCGGCTCGCCGACCAGCGCGGGCCCCGGGCGCTCTTCGCGACGCACTACCACGAGCTGACTCGGCTGGAGGACCAGCTGCCGGGCCGCGTGCGCAACCTCGCCGTCCGCGTGCGGGAGGTGGGCGAGGAGATCGTCTTCCTGCACCACGTCGAGCCGGGCCGCGGCGACCGCAGCTACGGCGTGCAGGTCGCGCGGCTCGCGGGCATACCGCCGGCGGTTGTCGAGCGCGCACGGGACCTGCTGGCGACGCTCTCGGTCCGGGAGGACGAGGCCCCACCGCCGCCCGCGGAGGCGCGCCCGGTCGGGGACCACGCCGGACGTGCCGGACAGCTCGGCCTCTTCGACGCGCACGAGCCCCACCCGGCGGTCGATCGGCTGGCCGAGATCCGCCTCGAGGAGCTCACGCCGCTGGCCGCCTTTGATGCGCTCCGCGAGCTGCGGGCGCTGGTCGAACGCAACGGCGACGGTGCGCCCGCGTGA
- a CDS encoding MBL fold metallo-hydrolase, producing the protein MTPGLALALPGLAAAGCGTLQPAPEFTEVGGDAPYVLVLGTAQDAGSPQANSPADHPARLDPLRRRLASCLGIVDPRSGGRWMVDATPDFREQFWALNQAAPRRTRLGLDGVFLTHAHIGHYAGLVFLGHESIGAHGVLVFAMPRMAEFLRTNGPWDQLVRLGNIELRGLRAGQPVALADDIAVTPFLVPHRQEYSEVVGFRIDGPTRAVLYIPDIDSWSLWDDSGVRLEDQLATVDVAYLDGTFFADGEIVGRDMSGFPHPRIVQTMERINSTAPDQAAKVRFIHLNHTNPAQWTDSPERQRVLDAGFAVAVGGERVGL; encoded by the coding sequence GTGACGCCGGGGCTCGCCCTGGCGCTCCCCGGGCTCGCGGCCGCGGGCTGCGGGACGCTGCAACCCGCCCCGGAGTTCACCGAGGTCGGCGGCGACGCGCCCTACGTGCTGGTGCTGGGCACCGCCCAGGACGCCGGCTCGCCCCAGGCCAACTCGCCCGCGGACCACCCCGCGCGGCTCGATCCGCTGCGGCGAAGGCTGGCGTCGTGCCTGGGCATCGTCGACCCCCGCAGCGGCGGCCGCTGGATGGTCGATGCCACGCCCGACTTCCGCGAGCAGTTCTGGGCGCTCAACCAGGCGGCCCCGCGGCGGACGCGGCTCGGGCTCGACGGCGTCTTCCTCACGCACGCCCACATCGGCCACTACGCGGGGTTGGTGTTCCTGGGGCACGAGTCCATCGGGGCGCACGGCGTGCTGGTCTTTGCCATGCCGCGGATGGCCGAGTTCCTGCGCACCAACGGCCCGTGGGACCAGCTCGTGCGGCTGGGCAATATCGAGCTGCGGGGCCTGCGGGCGGGGCAGCCGGTGGCCCTGGCCGACGACATCGCCGTCACGCCCTTTCTCGTGCCGCACCGCCAGGAGTACAGCGAGGTGGTGGGCTTCCGCATCGACGGGCCGACGCGGGCGGTGCTGTACATCCCCGACATCGATTCGTGGTCGCTGTGGGACGACTCGGGCGTGCGGCTCGAGGACCAGCTCGCCACCGTCGACGTCGCGTATCTCGACGGCACCTTCTTCGCCGACGGCGAGATCGTCGGCCGCGACATGAGCGGCTTCCCGCACCCACGCATCGTGCAGACGATGGAGCGGATCAACTCGACGGCTCCGGACCAGGCCGCCAAGGTCCGCTTCATCCACCTCAACCACACCAACCCGGCGCAGTGGACCGACTCGCCCGAGCGGCAGCGGGTGCTCGACGCGGGGTTCGCCGTCGCCGTCGGCGGCGAGCGGGTCGGCCTCTAG
- a CDS encoding peptide chain release factor-like protein, which translates to MLDDQPPQPRPTHPAALADDALRAQSTLERTRLGGPGGQRRNKVETAVIFTHDPTGVHAQAGERRSPAENERIALRRLRLALATEVRLPVPAGEIRSDMWRQRTRTGRILISDRHRDFPAILAEALDVVSASRLDVRKAATRLGVSMTQLVRCIAKHPPALAAMNEARKQRNLRPLQA; encoded by the coding sequence ATGCTCGACGACCAGCCGCCACAGCCCAGGCCGACCCACCCCGCCGCCCTCGCCGACGACGCGCTGCGGGCGCAGAGCACGCTGGAGCGCACCCGCCTGGGCGGGCCGGGCGGCCAGCGGCGCAACAAGGTGGAGACCGCGGTCATCTTCACGCACGATCCCACGGGCGTGCACGCGCAGGCGGGCGAGCGGCGGAGCCCCGCCGAGAACGAGAGAATCGCGCTCCGCCGCCTCCGCCTCGCGCTGGCCACCGAGGTCCGCCTGCCCGTGCCCGCGGGCGAGATCCGAAGCGACATGTGGCGGCAGCGTACTAGGACCGGCCGCATCCTGATCAGCGATCGGCACCGCGACTTCCCCGCGATACTGGCCGAGGCCCTCGACGTCGTGTCCGCCAGCCGGCTTGATGTCCGCAAGGCCGCGACCCGCCTGGGGGTGAGCATGACCCAACTCGTCCGGTGCATCGCCAAGCACCCACCCGCACTGGCGGCCATGAACGAGGCGCGGAAGCAGCGGAACCTGCGACCGCTGCAGGCGTAG